In Leptotrichia sp. oral taxon 221, the DNA window TTACTCCAGCTACATTTGGTCCCATTGCGTGCATTAATAGGAAGTTGCTTGGATTTTCTTCTTGTCCAACTTTTTGAACAACTCTAGCTGCCATCGGAACGGCTGAAACCCCTGCTGCTCCGATCATCGGATTAATTTTTCCACCACTGAATTTGCACATTATTTTTCCAAATAATACACCTCCAACAGTTCCCATCGCAAATGCAAATAGTCCCAAAGCGATAATTCCCAATGTTTTCACATTTAAAAATGTTTGTGCATTAGCAGTTGCTCCAACAGTAGTTCCCAAAACAATTGTTATGATATACAACATCGCACCTCTCGCATGATCAACTAAATTTGGTACAACTTCAGATTCTTTGATTAAATTACCAAGCATCAACATTCCGATTAATGAAGCTGCTGATGGAACCAATAAAATTACCAAAATTGTTACAACTATTGGAAATATTATTTTCTCTTTTTTACTTACTTCCCTTAATTGAATCATTTTTATTTGTCTTTCTTTTTTCGTTGTCAATAATTTAATAATCGGTGGCTGAATTACAGGTACCAAAGCCATATATGAGTAAGCTGCTACAGCTATTGGTCCTAGCATGTGTGGTGCCAATTTTGAAGTTGTGTAAATTGCTGTCGGTCCATCTGCTCCTCCAATTATTCCAATAGAAGCGGCTTCTTTTCCAGTAAATCCTAATAAAATTGCACCAATAAATGCTGTAAATATCCCCAATTGTGCGGCTGCTCCCAGCAACAAACTTTTTGGATTAGCGATTAATGGTCCAAAATCCGTACTCGCTCCAATCGCTAAAAATATCAATGGCGGATAAATCCCTAATTTTACACCTTGATACAAATAATACAACAACCCACCTTTTTCCATAATTCCTTCATTTGGAACACCAGGCAAATTAGCTAAAAGCATTCCAAAAGCTATCGGTAGCAACAAATAAGGCTCGTATTCCCTTTTTATTGCCAAATATAATAATAATAACGCTACGATAATCATAATAGTTTGTTGAAAAGTCAACATTGATAATCCTGTAGTACCGTAAAGGGTATTTAATAAATTCATATTCGATCTCCTTTCATTTTTAGCTGGTTTTTATTCAATAGTAACCAAAGCACTTCCTGTTTCTACAGTATCCCCTTTCGCAACATTGATACTTTGAATAATTCCATCTTTAGGAGCAACAATTGGATTTTCCATTTTCATTGCTTCAATAATTACTAAGTTTTCCCCAGCCTTTACTTTTTGTCCAACAGTCACTTCAACGCTAAGAACAAGACCTTGCAATGGTGCTGTTACCACTTCTCCACCAGCTGAAGATGATGAAGCAACAGAAGAATTTTCTTTAGTTTGAACAGGTTTATTCACCTCAATTTTTCCTTCTTTTTCTGAAACAGCCTCAACCTCTACTTCGTACACTTTTTCCCCAATTTTTATTTTATATATTTTTATCATAATCCTAACATCCTTTCATAATTGTTTATTAATTTAATTCCTTTATAGATTTTACTCGAATATAAGCATTTGGAGTATTTCCAGCAGCTTCCATAACTGCCACTGCAACAGCAGCTAACATTCTGTCATCTTTAATATCTTCAGCACTAATCTTTTTAACTTGTTTTTTTGTTTGACTTACTGAAGGAGTTACTACAGTCTTTTTATTTTCTTTAGAAACAGTGTTTTTTTCAGTTGGAATGAATTTTAGCAATGATAATAAGAACGAAATAAGAATCAAAACTAAAAATACAATTGCCATACTTACAATTGAAATAAATATTGCATCACCAAATCCAACATGATTATTCCCATACATTATATTCATTTTTTCTCCTTTCAATTAATAATTTTTAAAAAATAACATTAATAACTTGCTCTTCTATTTTTTTCTCTTTTCCAATTTTTTCAGGCTTATCCCGATTTTCCAAGTAAGTTTTAGCAACTTGTGGAAACATCGCATACATCAATACATCTTCATCTGACTTAGCCAAGTCCCCAATCTCTTGTTTAATTTTATCATACTCATTTTCAATCAAGTCAGCTGGTCTTCCATTAAAAATCTCATCATCTCCAATAATTATTTTTTTCATCTCATCAGAAATTGGAACAGGCGATTTTCCATAGAATCCTTTTACATAATCCTTAATTTCTTTAGGAATCATCTTGTAACGACTTCCTGTCAAAACATTGAACACAGATTGTGTCCCAACCATTTGGCTCAATGGTGTTACTAATGGTGGATATCCCAAATCAGCCCTAACTTTCGGAATTTCCCTTAACACATCTTCATATTTATTCTCAGCTTTTTGTGCCTTCAATTGCGATAACATATTTGAAAGCATTCCACCTGGCAACTGATATTCCACAATATTAGGCTCTGTAAACAACGCTTGTGGATTTAAATCTCCACATTCCAAATGTTTTTTTCTAATAGGCTTAAAGTACTCAGCAATTTCCTTCAAAAGTTCTAAATCCAATCCAGTATCAAATTCTGTCCCTTGCAAAGTTCTTACCAATGATTCAGTCGCAGGTTGTGAAGTCCCGCTCGAAAATGGAGACATCGCAGTATCCACAATATCAACCCCAGCTTCAATCGCCTTAATACAAGTCATTTCCCCCAATCCAGCAGTCGTATGCGTATGAATTTCAATCGGAACTTTTACAGTTTTTTTCAATTCTTTCACTAATTCATAAGCCCTATACGGCAACAAAATTCCCGACATATCTTTAATCGCAATTGAATCAGCCCTCAATTCTTCCATTTCCTTCGCCAAATTTTTATAATATTCAATCGTATGAACTGGACTAATTGTATAACAAATCGCCAATTGAGCATGAGCCCCATATTTTTTAGTACTTTCACAAGCCTGTCTAATATTTCTGACATCATTCAACGCGTCAAAAATTCTTATCACATCAATTCCGTTCTCTACTGATTTTTGCACAAATTTATCAACAATATCATCTGCATAATGACGATATCCCAATAAATTTTGTCCTCTTAAAAGCATTTGCAATTTCGTATTTTTTGCTCTCTTTTTAATTTCTCTCAATCTTTCCCAAGGATCTTCCTTCAAAAATCTAATTGATGCATCAAAAGTTGCCCCTCCCCACACTTCCAATGCCTCAAATCCAACTTTATCCAATTTTTCAACAATCGGTAACATTTCCGCCGTCGACATCCTAGTAGCCATTAGAGATTGATGAGCATCTCTTAAAATCGTATCCGTTAATTTAACCTTTCCCATTTTTTTACCTCCTTATAACCTCAAGCCTCATAAACAGCCCCTTAATTCATATTACTTAACAATAATTTTATGCACATATCAAACAATTATTTTTATTTTATAAAACTCCCTACAAAATAATTATACCCCCTTTTTCTTTTAAGTAAAGTTATTTTAAAGAATAAAATTTTAGAGGGTATACAGGAGTAATATTTTTTAATGGAAAATTTTATGGAAATTTAGTGAAATTATGAGTAATGGTAGTTATTAAATGCAGATAAAATTATTTTTATTGGTATTCTAGTCTAATGTTCACTATTTTTATAACATTGTTAACATAACAAATATCGAATATACTTTATGATCATAAAAGTCCGCTCTTAAAAAGTCAGACAAGAGATTTTGAAATAAAAAACTA includes these proteins:
- a CDS encoding biotin/lipoyl-containing protein, yielding MIKIYKIKIGEKVYEVEVEAVSEKEGKIEVNKPVQTKENSSVASSSSAGGEVVTAPLQGLVLSVEVTVGQKVKAGENLVIIEAMKMENPIVAPKDGIIQSINVAKGDTVETGSALVTIE
- a CDS encoding OadG family transporter subunit, which codes for MNIMYGNNHVGFGDAIFISIVSMAIVFLVLILISFLLSLLKFIPTEKNTVSKENKKTVVTPSVSQTKKQVKKISAEDIKDDRMLAAVAVAVMEAAGNTPNAYIRVKSIKELN
- a CDS encoding oxaloacetate decarboxylase subunit alpha, producing MGKVKLTDTILRDAHQSLMATRMSTAEMLPIVEKLDKVGFEALEVWGGATFDASIRFLKEDPWERLREIKKRAKNTKLQMLLRGQNLLGYRHYADDIVDKFVQKSVENGIDVIRIFDALNDVRNIRQACESTKKYGAHAQLAICYTISPVHTIEYYKNLAKEMEELRADSIAIKDMSGILLPYRAYELVKELKKTVKVPIEIHTHTTAGLGEMTCIKAIEAGVDIVDTAMSPFSSGTSQPATESLVRTLQGTEFDTGLDLELLKEIAEYFKPIRKKHLECGDLNPQALFTEPNIVEYQLPGGMLSNMLSQLKAQKAENKYEDVLREIPKVRADLGYPPLVTPLSQMVGTQSVFNVLTGSRYKMIPKEIKDYVKGFYGKSPVPISDEMKKIIIGDDEIFNGRPADLIENEYDKIKQEIGDLAKSDEDVLMYAMFPQVAKTYLENRDKPEKIGKEKKIEEQVINVIF
- a CDS encoding sodium ion-translocating decarboxylase subunit beta — its product is MNLLNTLYGTTGLSMLTFQQTIMIIVALLLLYLAIKREYEPYLLLPIAFGMLLANLPGVPNEGIMEKGGLLYYLYQGVKLGIYPPLIFLAIGASTDFGPLIANPKSLLLGAAAQLGIFTAFIGAILLGFTGKEAASIGIIGGADGPTAIYTTSKLAPHMLGPIAVAAYSYMALVPVIQPPIIKLLTTKKERQIKMIQLREVSKKEKIIFPIVVTILVILLVPSAASLIGMLMLGNLIKESEVVPNLVDHARGAMLYIITIVLGTTVGATANAQTFLNVKTLGIIALGLFAFAMGTVGGVLFGKIMCKFSGGKINPMIGAAGVSAVPMAARVVQKVGQEENPSNFLLMHAMGPNVAGVIGSAVAAGALLIIFK